TACAAATTGATAGAGGTTTAAATAAACTTTGGAAAGATGGTGGTCTTCAATATGGAGCACCAATTAGATAATAAAAGTAGAAATACTTAATTATTTAATAAAAGAGAAAGGATTTTCCTTTTTCTTTAAATATCAAGGTAATAAAATGAAAAAATATAGAAAAGAGCCTCAAGAAAATGTAGCCTTTTATAATAATCCTGAAAAAAGAGCTATCATTTATCAAATACTTGCACTTGCAGCAATATTTATCTTTACATATTTTATTTTAAATAATATGTTTACAAATATTGAAAAACGTGGAATTAATACAGGATTTGACTTCTTAAGTAGTGAAGCAGGATTCGGTATCTTACAATCTTTGATTGAATATGATGAATCTAATAGTCATGGAAAAGTCTTTATAGTTGGACTTTTAAATACTCTTTTAGTTTCAGCAATTGGTATATTTTTTGCTTCAATAATTGGTTTACTAATTGGAATTGGAAGACTTTCAAAAAACTTTATGGTTTCAAAACTTTGTATGATTTATGTTGAAACATTCAGAAATATTCCTATTCTTTTACAAATACTGTTTTGGTATAATGTTGTATTAGCTTCACTCCCAAATCCACGACAATCATTCTCTTATTTTGATTCAATTTTCTTAAATAATAGAGGACTTTATATTCCTAAACCTATTTTAGAAAGTGGATTTATTGCAGTTATAATTGCATTTATTTTAGGACTAATTGCTTGTGCTTATTTAGTAAAATGGGCTAAAACTAAGCATGATGAAACAGGAGAAGAATTTCCTGTAGTTTGGACTTCATTAGCAATTTTAATTGTAGCTCCAACTTTAGTATTTTTTGTAAGTGGAACTCCTGCAACTTTAGAGTATGCCGAACTTAAAGGCTTCAACTTTAAAGGTGGTTGGACTCTAATTCCTGAGTTACTAGCCCTAGCCTTTGCTCTTAGTATTTATACAGCTACTTATATAGCTGAAGCAGTAAGAGCAGGAATTGAAGCAGTTCCAAAAGGACAAAAAGAGGCAGCTCATGCTTTAGGTTTAAAAGATCATATTATCTTAAAAAAAGTAGTTTTACCTCAAGCACTTAGAGTTATTATTCCTCCTGTAATTAATCAATATCTAAATCTAACAAAGAACTCATCACTTGCAACTGCAATTGGATATCCTGAGTTAGTAACGATATTTGCAGGAACTTCTTTAAATCAAGTTGGACAAGCAATTGAAATTATCTTAATGACAATGGCTGTTTATTTAACTATTAGTATTGTTATCTCACTTATTATGAACTATGCTAATGAAAAAATGAAGATAAAGGAGAGATAATGGCTACTTTTGAATCAAAACAAGCTAGACCAGCTCCTAGAAATACAAAAGGGATCACGCACTGGTTAAGAGAAAATCTATTTTCAGATATAACTAGTTCAATTTTAACAATACTATCTTTTGTTCTTTTATATCTTACAATTCCACCACTATTAGATTGGATGATTTTTGATGCAACATGGACAGGAACAAAAGAAGAGATTACTAAAGATGGTGCAAGATGGATTTTTATATTTGAAAAATTCAATCAATTTATTTATGGTTTTTATCCAGAAGACCAATATTATAGACCAAATTTAGTTCTATTTATTTTCCTTTTATATATTTATGGATTTAAGAAAATAAATAATACTTTAGTTCGGGCTTTTATTGTTTTATCATTTCCTGTAATCTCTGTAGTTTTATTATACGGTGGTTTTGGATTAGAGATTATTCCTACAACTAAATGGGGTGGTTTATTACTTACTATTGTTGTTGCAGCTGTTGGTATTATTGTATCTTTTCCTATTGGTATTTTATTTGCTTTAGGAAGACAATCAAAAATGCCAATTATAAAGACAATCAGTATTATGTATATTGAGTTTATTAGAGGTGTTCCTTTAATTACCCTTCTATTCATGTCTTCTGTAATTTTACCTCTATTTTTTCCAGAAAATATGGATTTTGATAAACTTCTTAGAGCCTTAATTGGTATTACTCTTTTCCAAGCTGCTTATATTGCAGAAGTTATAAGAGGAGGTTTACAAGCAATTCCAAAAGGTCAATATGAAGCTGCTGATTCAATTGGTTTAACATATTGGCAAACAATGGGATTAATTATCTTACCTCAAGCACTTAAGATATCAATTCCAAATATTGTTGGGTCTTTTATTTCATTATTTAAAGATACAACCTTAGTACTAATTATTGGTTTATTTGATGTCTTAGCGATGGTTACATTAACATCAACTGATCCAAAATGGTTAGGTTTTGAGACAGAGGGTTACGTATTTGTAACACTAATTTATTGGGTAATTTGTTTTAGTATGTCTAAATATGCTAAATCATTAGAAGAAAAATTTAATACAGATCATAGATAGGAAAAGATAATGAGTGAATTAGAATATATGATAGAAATGAACAATGTAAATAAGTGGTATGGTGATTTTCATGTTCTTAAAGATGTTAACTTAAAAGTAAAAAAAGGTGAGAGAATCGTAATTTGTGGACCTTCTGGTTCAGGTAAATCTACAACTATTAGATGTATGAATAGACTTGAACAATTCCAAGAGGGACAAATTATAATTAATGGTTTAGAGTTAACAGAAGATGTAAAAAGAATTAGAGAGATTAGAACACATGTGGGAATGGTATTTCAACACTTTAATCTTTTCCCACATTTATCAATCTTAGAAAATCTAATCCTTGCTCCAACTTGGGTTTCAAATAGACCCAAAAAAGAGGCAATTGAGACTGCAATGCACTATTTAGAAAGAGTAAAAATTGCAGAACAAGCTCATAAATATCCAAATCAATTATCTGGTGGTCAACAACAAAGAGTTGCTATTGCTAGATGCCTTTGTAATAATCCAGAAATCATGCTTTTTGATGAACCAACATCAGCATTAGACCCAGAGATGATTGGAGAAGTTCTTGATGTAATGGTTGAACTTGCTGAAGAAGGTATTACTATGGTTTGTGTTACGCATGAGATGGGCTTTGCTAAAAAAGTAGCAGATAGAGTT
This sequence is a window from Halarcobacter bivalviorum. Protein-coding genes within it:
- a CDS encoding amino acid ABC transporter ATP-binding protein, whose product is MIEMNNVNKWYGDFHVLKDVNLKVKKGERIVICGPSGSGKSTTIRCMNRLEQFQEGQIIINGLELTEDVKRIREIRTHVGMVFQHFNLFPHLSILENLILAPTWVSNRPKKEAIETAMHYLERVKIAEQAHKYPNQLSGGQQQRVAIARCLCNNPEIMLFDEPTSALDPEMIGEVLDVMVELAEEGITMVCVTHEMGFAKKVADRVIFMDAGQIVEENTPTEFFENPQSDRLKLFLEQILDH
- a CDS encoding amino acid ABC transporter permease, translating into MATFESKQARPAPRNTKGITHWLRENLFSDITSSILTILSFVLLYLTIPPLLDWMIFDATWTGTKEEITKDGARWIFIFEKFNQFIYGFYPEDQYYRPNLVLFIFLLYIYGFKKINNTLVRAFIVLSFPVISVVLLYGGFGLEIIPTTKWGGLLLTIVVAAVGIIVSFPIGILFALGRQSKMPIIKTISIMYIEFIRGVPLITLLFMSSVILPLFFPENMDFDKLLRALIGITLFQAAYIAEVIRGGLQAIPKGQYEAADSIGLTYWQTMGLIILPQALKISIPNIVGSFISLFKDTTLVLIIGLFDVLAMVTLTSTDPKWLGFETEGYVFVTLIYWVICFSMSKYAKSLEEKFNTDHR
- a CDS encoding amino acid ABC transporter permease, whose protein sequence is MKKYRKEPQENVAFYNNPEKRAIIYQILALAAIFIFTYFILNNMFTNIEKRGINTGFDFLSSEAGFGILQSLIEYDESNSHGKVFIVGLLNTLLVSAIGIFFASIIGLLIGIGRLSKNFMVSKLCMIYVETFRNIPILLQILFWYNVVLASLPNPRQSFSYFDSIFLNNRGLYIPKPILESGFIAVIIAFILGLIACAYLVKWAKTKHDETGEEFPVVWTSLAILIVAPTLVFFVSGTPATLEYAELKGFNFKGGWTLIPELLALAFALSIYTATYIAEAVRAGIEAVPKGQKEAAHALGLKDHIILKKVVLPQALRVIIPPVINQYLNLTKNSSLATAIGYPELVTIFAGTSLNQVGQAIEIILMTMAVYLTISIVISLIMNYANEKMKIKER